The genomic DNA AAGTTAGCTTTATAATGTTGAGGACGAGGAACCAAAGGTGTATAGCGGCAACGACGTAAGATTGTCCAAATTCCTTGCAAGGTTAAGTTTTTACCAAACTCTTTTTTTAGAATAGCTTGCAGATCAACTAGGTGGAAAACAGCGATGCTG from Neochlamydia sp. AcF84 includes the following:
- a CDS encoding winged helix-turn-helix domain-containing protein, with translation SIAVFHLVDLQAILKKEFGKNLTLQGIWTILRRCRYTPLVPRPQHYKANLREQEAFKKKFQKPLPA